A segment of the Aureliella helgolandensis genome:
ATCCCAACGTAATTGCTATCCACAGTGTCTCGAACGACGCCCAACTGCCGTTTTTGGTGATGCCCTATGTGCGCGGCAATTCCCTTCAGCGGCGGCTTGATCAACGCGGGCCGCATCCAATTCGTGAAGTGCTGAGAGTGGGCTGTCAAGTCGCCGCCGGCCTAGCCGCCGCGCACGCTCAAGGTCTAGTCCACCGTGATATCAAGCCTGCCAACGTTCTCCTTGAAGAGGGGATCGAAAGGGTCACCATTACCGATTTCGGTCTAGCGCGTGCCGTTGACGACGCAACATTAACGCGCAGCGGCGTAATTGCAGGTACACCACAATACATGTCGCCAGAACAAGCCACAGGCGAACCGATCGATGGCCGTAGCGACCTGTTTTCACTCGGAAGTGTGCTGTATGCCATGTGTACAGGCCACGCGCCGTTTCGCTCCAACACTACGTTCGGCGTACTGCGCAGAATCACGGATTCGCCCGCGCGCCCCATCCGCGAGGGCAATCCTGAGATTCCTGATTGGCTCGGTCGCTTAGTTGAACGTTTGCATGAGAAAAATCCTGCCGATCGATTGCAATCGGCCGCGGAAGCGGAGGCGCTGATGCAACATTGCTTGGCACACTTGGAATTGCCTCGACAAAATCCTCTGCCGAACTGTTTACTGCCCAGGAAGCGGACATGGCTACCGGCTGCAATGGCAGCCAGCCTGTTGCTCCTCGCGATGGTTGCGGGACGGCTTGTGATGTGGCCCAGTGGATTGGGCGTTGAACCCAATTCGCCTCAGTCGCTTTCGACAGCGACTCCAGCAACGCCCTCACCACCAAACGCCAATCTCGCGGTGTCCTGGGACGACGAAATTGCTGAAACGCTGCAAGAAACTGCACGGAGTATTGCACGTCTCCAGCGTGAACTCAGCACACCGTAGTCTCGCAAGCTGCGGCGACAATTCGCCAACGCTACTGAGTGCGAGTGCCATCCACTTTAGCCCTCGAATCTTAGTCCGTTCACTACTGCCCAAGGAACCTCTTTATGTTCACGCGCTGCACTCCCTGGCTCCTGCTGCTCTTCACACTCGCGGCGAATCCAATTGATGCACAGGAAATCACACAGACTCCTTCCGCCTCAACTTCGACGGCTCAAAACGTTGTAGCCATGGTTGAGGTGGAATACGGCAGTGCCGAGGACATGCAGAAAGTGCTGAAGGAGCTGCAGCTAGCGGATGAGCTCGACATCTCTGCCCAACCACAGTCCAATCTATTGGTGCTCAGAGGTCCCCAAGAAGCAATGATCGCTGCCCGAGAAGTCCTCGAAGAGCTTCAATCCCACGCTGAGCAGCATAGTCTTGCAAGCCAAACACGAAGCTTCTACCTACACAGCGATACCACTACTGCGAGACTGCGTTGGTCTGGGGGCGAAGGCGGATTGGGCCCCGGCCCAGATAGCCACGCTTTGATCTGTAGGCGCAGCAGTTCCAGCCGATTTAGATTGAGCGACATCGCACAGTTCCCTGGATTGCTAGTAGAGATTCAAGTGCGGACCACGGCCTGGAACAGTGAGATCGTCAATGCCTTGAAAGCTTCACCCGAGGTCTCAATCACGCGAGAGGATCTGACGAAACTGAATGAAGGTTGGGACATCTTGAAATACGTGACTGGGCCACATCCATTGAGCACTGAGCATCCGCAAGTCTTTGACGTGCTAACCAGCCAGGAACGCAAGGAGTCCCCGGAAGCATCAACGGCCCCCGAGGACTACGTAGCCGTTTTCAAGATGAGCGGCATTACGCTACCAACTCAAACAGCCACTCCGCATCGCGGGTCCGCTCAACAGAGCCCATTCGACGATTCCTCATCTGCCGCCCCATTCAACCCAGACGGCGTCCCCTCCAACCCCTTCGATGTCGCTACGCCATCAACCAATCCCTTTGGTGAAAATCCGACACGCGTGGATGATCCCTTTGGAAAAACAGTCGGTCAACAGAGCCCATTCGACGATTCCTCATCTGCCGCCCCATTCAACCAAGACGGCGCGTCCCCCAACCCCTTCGATGACACTACGCCATCAACCAATCCCTTTGGTGAAAATCCGACACGCGTGGATAACCCCTTCGGAGAACCAACGGGACTTTCGTCGCAAGCGACCCACAACCAGCATGCGCAACCAAGGTCTGAAAGCACCGCCCACAGTACGTTCTTACCTCCACGGGTTGAAGCAAGCGAAAATGAGATTCGCTTGACTTTTGAACAACTCAGATTTGCGCAGAAAAATCACCTGCCACCCGAAACCATTTCCAGGTTGCAGGAATCTCTGCGGCTGGTGATCACCAATGCATTCAAACTACGCCAAACGGATCAACTCGATGAGATTCGATCCCAACGTGTAAAGCTCGATACACTCGAGGAGAAAGTGCAACTCAGAGCAACTCAAGCAGAAAAGATTATTGAGCAGCGCTATCAGCTGTTACTGGAGAGAGCGAAAAATTAGCCCCCAAGTTCACTTCTCGACGCAAATCTCACTGGATACAGCGTCATCTTGCCCTTCACCGCGCGACGCTCTTGGCTTGGCAAACGCTGCATCTGTTCGTAGATTGCGTTGTTCGATCCGAACCAATGCGGAAAAACTTCCACCCGATCCATCGTCAATCAGTTAATGCAGCCCTATTGCGCCAAATTCAGGGTGCAAGGCGATGAATCTCAGCTGCCAAGTCAAAGGGGACTCTCGGGGTGAAGTGTTGCGTCTGCTCGATGCGTTCCGCCTTGCAGCGGACGAGTCGGCTCGGTGCGGATGACGGGCGAAGTCATGTACCTAGAACTCTCACCGCAGGCAGCAGGCTAGGTCGGCCTGAGGAAGCGGGTGGCCAGTGAGCCTTTGCTCCTCAGTACGCATATCGATCGTCTACGAAACCTAGTCGCCCACAAACCCAGTCGCCCACAAACCTAGTCGCCCACAAATTTAGGTCGGTCCGCGTGGTTGACTGCTCCTTCGTGCTGAAGCCGCCGAGTACACTTCCAATCCGGGCGTTCATCACCGGGAAATTCCTGGCAGTGACCGAGATTCAAAATGGCGCATTTTCGATTGCCCCTGGCCTTCAGGAGAGTGGTAGTCGACTCTCCACCGACTCTCATTTCAAGCGGCTCAACTTAACCGCATCCTTCACAAGGCGTTTGGACGCCAAAAGCCAGAGCCGATAAGGATCGGGGACGTTTGAGTTGGACGGTAAAGCTACCTCCATCGCGTTTAGCAATGCGAATCTCCCGGATGGGGTTGAGCGGGTGATGATAGGGCGTTCTAGCAAGCGAGGCAACGCTGCATTGGTGTTCAGGGGATGCTCGTTGATAGAACGATTTCGATACGCTGCGAGTCCGCTCAGTGCAACGAGCACGAGGGGCGGTCATTGCGTTCCCCAAGAGGAAACGGCTTTCCCTGGAGCACTGATTTCTGTAAAAGAAGCAACGCGACTTGAAACGTGAATCACTGCAGTCATGGATGTCGATAAAAAACTGCTATGGATGGCCAACGCAAGGAGCTATGCGGAGAGCCTCCCCTACTGAAAAACGTACCGCAAGATCCGAAACTAGCGAATCAAGAGGCTGCGTTCGCAGAACGTTAAATCAATGCCTTTGAACAGCAAGCCCCCGTTTTCTCGCCTGACCTCTACGATGTTCCAGCAAGACTGGAATCAACGGAATGTCGGCGGTGTGGTGATTGGCGACATGCCCAATTGGATGGACGACAACATGCCTTCCGGTGGATCCAAAGACAGGCGTTATGGACCTGTAGCCGCGCATTTCAAGATGCGAGTCACATCTGTGCCTTGTAATCTGGCCCTCCGAACCCCAGAGCAGTAGCGTCTGCAGTATCCTTCAAGTATTAATCGCAGGGGTGTCCCACACTTCCCCATCAGCTTCTCCAACGTTTGCTTCGCGTGAGTGTTTGAAGATTTCCGATAAAAACCTGGGAAAGGTGAAGTCCGCCGACGCACTGGAGGCTCGCCGCAAAATCTGGATTCACTCCGCTCCTTCCATTACCGGGGAAGCCGAAGCTGCCCCCTGTGCAACTAAATCTAGCTAGGAATATTGAGATGCCGCTACACGACAAAAACTCCAATCGTGACCAGCTTGCCGATGACATTTATGGTTCAGACGACCTTGCAGGCAGTACGCCCAAATTCCAATTTCCCAATGCGGAGCTCGACTCACGCCATGTCTACGCACTGGTACACGACGAGCTGATGTTGGACGGAAACTCGCGTCAAAACCTTGCTACCTTCTGTCAGACCTGGGCTGAGCCAGAAGTGCATAAGTTGATGGACGAGTGCATGGACAAGAACATGATCGATAAGGACGAATATCCGCAAACGGCAGAAATTGAATCGCGTTGCGTGAACATGTTAGCGGATCTTTGGAATTCACCTGAGGCTGCCAACACCATCGGCTGCTCTACAACGGGATCAAGCGAAGCAGCCATGTTGGGCGGAATGGCGATGAAGCGAGCGTGGGAAGCCAAGCGGAAGGCCGCGGGGCTTCCCTACGACAAACCCAATTTGATCACCGGGCCAGTCCAAGTCTGTTGGCACAAATTTGCGAGGTACTGGGATATCGAACTTCGCGAAGTTCCGATGGAGCACGACCGTTTGATCATGACCCCCGAGGAAGTTCTCAAGCGTTGCGACGAGAACACTATTGGAGTTGTGCCCACGCTAGGCGTTACCTTTACTTGCCAGTACGAGCCCGTCAAGGAAATATCCGATGCGCTCGACCAACTGCAGAAGACTAGCGGACTTGATATTCGCATGCACGTCGATGGCGCCAGTGGCGGATTCCTTGCTCCATTTTGTGCTCCCGACCTCGTGTGGGATTTTCGCTTACCACGCGTCAAATCGATCAATACTTCGGGGCATAAGTTTGGTTTGGCTCCCCTGGGGGTTGGATGGATCATTTGGCGTGAGGAAGCAGACTTGCCGGAAGAAGAGATCTTCTGGGTAAACTATTTGGGCGGCAACATGCGTGACATTGCCCTCAACTTTTCTCGCCCCGGTGGGCAGGTTGTTTGCCAATACTACAACTTCTTACGACTCGGATTCAATGGCTATCGCCGCATCCACGGTGCGTGTTACGATACCGCCAAGTTTATTTCCGCTGAGATTGAAAAGCTCGGATTGTTCGACGTTCTTTACGATGGTGATCGTGCGACTGGCATCCCGGCTCTTTGTTGGAAGATGAAGAAGGGGATCGATCCTGGATTCAATCTTTACGAGCTGGCTGACCGGCTTCGAACGCGTGGCTGGCAGGTACCGGCCTACTCGCTTCCCTCCAACTGCCAAGACACCGTCATCCAGCGTATACTGGTACGACATGGAGTTAGCCGAGATTTGGGCTCCCTGCTCGTCGAAGATATCGATCGCGCAATTGCCCACTTGAAGAAACACCCACACCAGACTGCCATCACAGCAGACGACGCCTCAGGGTTTCACCATTGACACCAACGGTTCGCACGCCTCGCCACTTGCGCAAGTCGCTCGGTTCCCACCGGCTTGGAACCGTGCTCTCGCCGTTGTGGAAGCCAGAAAATCTGAATTGGTGGATCGGTTGTATCTTTGCGATCGGATCCCTGCTGTTTGCCGTGGCTAGCCTACTGACTCTGCTACCAGCTCTGGCAGCAGCTTGCTCGTTGCAACCCTATATCAATGCGATTTTCTTCTCAGGCTCGATTCCGTTTACCCTCGCTGCTTGGCTGCAACTCTACCAAGCTGCCAACGCACATCCTCAAGTTGGCACAACGCGAAAATGGTTCGGTTGGCGTCCGCAGGACGTGGGGTGGCGGAGTTGTGCATTGCAGTTTGCTGGCACGCTCCTCTTCAATATCAATACTTACGATGCGATGCTACCATCACTCAGTTGGATGCAACAGGATCTGGCGGTTTGGACGCCCGATGTGATAGGTTCCATTCTGTTTTTGAGCTCAGGCTACCTAGCATTCGTTGAAGTCAACCAAGGGCAGAGCTGGTTTCAGCCACGACAGTTGTCTTGGTGGGTGGTGTTCGCCAATTTACTCGGATGCATCGGTTTCATGATTTCAGCCGTCTACGCTATTGCCTTGCCCGAAGCGCAC
Coding sequences within it:
- a CDS encoding serine/threonine-protein kinase produces the protein MPRNSSSCQSNHCKPQQIEAYLSDRLTRIEEEELLQHLDECNACCQQIEETAAERETWQAMQTHLRDDGFDSHPLADEPLVTSDSPIVSQQISFMLTQLAPTDDPNMLGRLGGYEISGVIGAGGMGIVLKGYDTALDRVVALKVLAPHLASSGAARKRFAREAKAAAAVLHPNVIAIHSVSNDAQLPFLVMPYVRGNSLQRRLDQRGPHPIREVLRVGCQVAAGLAAAHAQGLVHRDIKPANVLLEEGIERVTITDFGLARAVDDATLTRSGVIAGTPQYMSPEQATGEPIDGRSDLFSLGSVLYAMCTGHAPFRSNTTFGVLRRITDSPARPIREGNPEIPDWLGRLVERLHEKNPADRLQSAAEAEALMQHCLAHLELPRQNPLPNCLLPRKRTWLPAAMAASLLLLAMVAGRLVMWPSGLGVEPNSPQSLSTATPATPSPPNANLAVSWDDEIAETLQETARSIARLQRELSTP
- a CDS encoding secretin N-terminal domain-containing protein translates to MFTRCTPWLLLLFTLAANPIDAQEITQTPSASTSTAQNVVAMVEVEYGSAEDMQKVLKELQLADELDISAQPQSNLLVLRGPQEAMIAAREVLEELQSHAEQHSLASQTRSFYLHSDTTTARLRWSGGEGGLGPGPDSHALICRRSSSSRFRLSDIAQFPGLLVEIQVRTTAWNSEIVNALKASPEVSITREDLTKLNEGWDILKYVTGPHPLSTEHPQVFDVLTSQERKESPEASTAPEDYVAVFKMSGITLPTQTATPHRGSAQQSPFDDSSSAAPFNPDGVPSNPFDVATPSTNPFGENPTRVDDPFGKTVGQQSPFDDSSSAAPFNQDGASPNPFDDTTPSTNPFGENPTRVDNPFGEPTGLSSQATHNQHAQPRSESTAHSTFLPPRVEASENEIRLTFEQLRFAQKNHLPPETISRLQESLRLVITNAFKLRQTDQLDEIRSQRVKLDTLEEKVQLRATQAEKIIEQRYQLLLERAKN
- a CDS encoding glutamate decarboxylase, whose product is MPLHDKNSNRDQLADDIYGSDDLAGSTPKFQFPNAELDSRHVYALVHDELMLDGNSRQNLATFCQTWAEPEVHKLMDECMDKNMIDKDEYPQTAEIESRCVNMLADLWNSPEAANTIGCSTTGSSEAAMLGGMAMKRAWEAKRKAAGLPYDKPNLITGPVQVCWHKFARYWDIELREVPMEHDRLIMTPEEVLKRCDENTIGVVPTLGVTFTCQYEPVKEISDALDQLQKTSGLDIRMHVDGASGGFLAPFCAPDLVWDFRLPRVKSINTSGHKFGLAPLGVGWIIWREEADLPEEEIFWVNYLGGNMRDIALNFSRPGGQVVCQYYNFLRLGFNGYRRIHGACYDTAKFISAEIEKLGLFDVLYDGDRATGIPALCWKMKKGIDPGFNLYELADRLRTRGWQVPAYSLPSNCQDTVIQRILVRHGVSRDLGSLLVEDIDRAIAHLKKHPHQTAITADDASGFHH